The following are encoded in a window of Methanobrevibacter sp. V74 genomic DNA:
- a CDS encoding DNA double-strand break repair nuclease NurA, which translates to MLNSLYEKAIAKRGFIRDIASEVDVDSKLKYRWFERQIGESTAKFSIAAGDGSFNKKKFLTTNFCAVGAESIIYDGEIKKIDDSDIFDVSHVSFLDELLSTYMAIYELKCALRAIKDYDADYYMFDGSILGDLENAFPRGAKLPKKLKDNLDDSFLAEFERRLDVRHFGLVFPELRDSLKLMELPKEDIDKTEEYNLHLASIEKIILLKEILQYRKRIISISKTSSDNELFHWNIPDIAFLDKFTKKQGMTVIEHRKVYKNAAFQFFNDFFKSLTFTIFYVRFQDNKNVLKVELPYRATNEEVFEIIRKINVLSVQGYPYLLNKAHNDVVITDRNMKELMKISKIYETTNREVMSW; encoded by the coding sequence ATGTTAAATTCATTATATGAAAAGGCCATTGCTAAAAGAGGATTTATCAGGGATATTGCTTCTGAAGTGGATGTTGATTCAAAATTAAAATATAGATGGTTTGAAAGGCAGATAGGTGAAAGTACTGCTAAATTTTCGATTGCAGCAGGAGATGGGAGTTTTAATAAGAAAAAATTCTTAACTACTAATTTCTGCGCCGTTGGTGCTGAATCAATTATTTATGATGGTGAGATTAAAAAAATTGATGATTCAGACATTTTTGATGTTTCTCATGTATCATTTCTTGATGAACTTTTAAGTACATATATGGCAATTTATGAGTTAAAATGTGCTTTAAGAGCAATTAAAGATTATGATGCGGATTATTATATGTTTGACGGATCAATTCTTGGAGATTTGGAGAATGCTTTTCCAAGAGGTGCTAAATTACCTAAAAAACTTAAAGATAATTTGGATGATTCATTTTTGGCCGAGTTTGAGAGAAGATTGGATGTTAGACATTTTGGTTTGGTATTTCCTGAACTTAGAGATTCATTAAAGTTAATGGAACTTCCAAAAGAAGATATTGACAAAACAGAGGAATATAATCTTCATCTGGCTTCAATTGAAAAAATAATTTTATTAAAAGAAATTTTACAGTATAGAAAAAGAATAATTTCAATTTCTAAAACTTCATCGGACAATGAACTGTTCCATTGGAATATTCCAGACATTGCATTTCTTGATAAATTTACAAAAAAGCAAGGAATGACGGTCATTGAACATAGGAAAGTTTATAAAAATGCTGCTTTTCAATTTTTCAATGATTTTTTTAAGAGTTTGACATTTACAATATTTTATGTGCGTTTTCAAGATAATAAAAATGTTTTAAAAGTTGAATTGCCGTACAGGGCAACAAATGAGGAGGTATTTGAGATTATTCGTAAAATTAATGTGTTGTCTGTTCAAGGTTATCCTTATCTTTTAAATAAAGCTCATAATGATGTTGTAATAACTGATAGGAACATGAAAGAATTAATGAAAATATCTAAAATTTACGAGACAACAAATAGGGAAGTGATGTCATGGTAG
- a CDS encoding ATP-binding protein, which yields MVVGICVGETNLNEVTFISNKMPQVGQYVTMEYDGKRVLGMVENLVRGNDALNIDINDFKAIQKISKIGVEDNYIRGKVKILGDVKDNLRLPRTPVLPGTEIQLADADILKEIFKVANPINLGTLVNQSNVDVTVDANPILSRHLAILAMTGAGKSNTVSVLINQLLSYNVPVFVFDMHGEYKGAQFPNGDVNVIKPKINPKFMTFYEIKKLVNISSNAYIQERHFRMAFKEAKKRIEDGVAHENNFLQLIYDILEHNSQVEGSDKQIVDVMNKIDDSMDKYSNLFDQYTGNILTSIKKAHVNVLDLSQVDESVASVLVSHILRNSLQKSKDAAHSKNKEELLDNAVFYIVEEAHILAPNKRDSDSKRWIQRVAREGRKFGLGLCLVSQSPKTVDHDALSQMNNMIILRLVEPEDQKHVQSASESLSQDLINQLPSLNVGEAVVLGLMTKIPTLVKIDKFQGRTHGDDMDIASYFKNSLKKEAEELERQENELLDMGYDY from the coding sequence ATGGTAGTTGGAATCTGTGTTGGTGAAACTAATTTAAATGAAGTAACATTTATTTCTAATAAAATGCCACAAGTTGGTCAATATGTAACAATGGAATATGATGGAAAAAGAGTATTGGGTATGGTTGAAAATCTGGTAAGGGGCAATGACGCTTTAAATATTGATATTAATGATTTTAAAGCAATTCAAAAAATCTCTAAAATTGGTGTAGAGGATAATTACATTCGTGGAAAAGTAAAAATCCTTGGAGATGTAAAGGATAATTTGAGACTACCAAGAACTCCTGTCCTTCCGGGAACTGAAATCCAACTAGCTGATGCAGATATTTTAAAGGAAATATTTAAAGTTGCAAATCCGATTAATCTTGGAACATTAGTTAATCAAAGCAATGTGGATGTTACTGTTGATGCAAATCCAATCCTTTCAAGACACTTGGCTATTCTTGCAATGACCGGTGCAGGTAAGTCAAACACAGTATCTGTATTGATAAATCAGTTATTGTCGTATAATGTGCCAGTATTTGTATTTGATATGCATGGGGAGTATAAAGGAGCACAATTCCCTAATGGTGATGTTAATGTAATTAAACCAAAAATAAATCCTAAATTCATGACTTTTTATGAAATCAAAAAGTTAGTTAACATTTCAAGTAATGCATATATTCAGGAAAGGCACTTTAGAATGGCATTTAAAGAAGCTAAAAAAAGAATTGAAGATGGTGTTGCTCATGAAAATAACTTCCTGCAATTAATATATGATATCTTAGAACATAATTCACAAGTTGAAGGGTCAGATAAACAGATTGTTGATGTTATGAATAAAATTGACGATTCCATGGATAAATATTCTAATTTATTTGACCAATACACTGGAAATATTTTAACATCAATTAAAAAAGCCCATGTAAATGTCTTAGATTTGTCCCAAGTTGATGAATCAGTTGCAAGTGTTCTTGTAAGCCATATTCTTAGAAACTCCCTTCAAAAATCTAAAGATGCAGCTCATAGTAAAAATAAAGAAGAGCTACTTGACAATGCGGTATTTTATATTGTTGAAGAAGCTCATATTTTAGCTCCAAACAAACGTGATTCAGACTCAAAACGTTGGATTCAAAGAGTTGCAAGAGAAGGGCGTAAATTCGGTTTAGGTTTATGTTTAGTAAGTCAATCACCGAAAACTGTTGATCATGATGCATTATCCCAAATGAATAATATGATCATTTTGAGATTAGTTGAACCAGAAGACCAAAAACATGTTCAATCAGCAAGTGAAAGCTTATCCCAGGACCTAATTAATCAGCTTCCATCTTTAAATGTTGGTGAAGCTGTTGTCCTAGGTTTGATGACAAAAATTCCAACACTGGTTAAAATTGACAAATTCCAAGGGCGTACTCATGGAGATGACATGGATATTGCTTCATACTTCAAAAATTCACTTAAAAAAGAAGCTGAAGAGTTAGAAAGGCAAGAAAATGAACTTTTAGACATGGGATATGATTATTAA
- a CDS encoding SMC family ATPase — protein MIFTRLKLNNFKSHEHTVINFNKGISVIVGENGAGKSTILEAISFALFKQHTAKKIDDLVRNNAESMSVELEFISNGREYKIVRDKKSNLKSSIFKKASSEGGYMHICTGDKEVSNEILQVLDIDSDLFLNAIYIRQGEIAELVDKTPAEKKQLIGKLLGLDSLEIAWKNILPFITDYQTQLANLEGKLYNSEQLVDDYKSKRLELDALKDKGHELEEQLIEVNSILGDMSESRRNMEIEKEIHETQVNNLESEKKNLSKLENDKHRVQEGLDEIRKAEEEIERLEKFVSKLDVYLDFEKSVSSIQRLKEEEREIEEKLASISNQQIIISNKKEGYNNYISSEEEINKLNNQKTNFEKELAAMAKLEKDKKDLLKHIEEERNDIENFFSKSKDKLDDNGVSQDELAEIDDFNNLDEFTSKFIDETSTKIDDLSKDIIAKNEDIVVFKQNIKACKKPLKELDSIDNKCPVCQSDISSLKKKELNKHYNSEIQKNEKLISQNEETVRLLTKNKNSFDEKLELLSDLSKQIVEYKHEVQHVQDELVRLNKIDEELEAKEYISNKLGELILVIANKKSDRESFKESHDSYIQAKGALDALGSETEAQYKLKQVKNEIDNHVTNIKLAIEQDPHLSSDISPEELQKRIDDLKQKTDEYNQLKGFIQNKQSLMTQLDSVKEDIGMSLNQIDITENKIAASAYDQDKFEQILFNYERYERRKSSISIELSEIKGQARESIKVIQDLTEKITISNKFQQEYNDISDYINLLSHIRNLYSKNGIQKDLRNISKPMIQKHTKEFFNEFNFNYSDLTIDDEYDVTVYGPEGESSMSMVSGGEKIAIALALRLGITQAMANGELNTILLDEPTIHLDASRKHELINLLKEMSALPQMIIVTHEAQLENAADNLIKVEKENGISRVIM, from the coding sequence ATGATTTTCACAAGATTAAAATTAAACAATTTCAAATCCCATGAACACACGGTAATTAATTTTAATAAAGGAATTAGTGTCATTGTTGGTGAAAATGGTGCTGGAAAATCAACAATCCTTGAAGCCATCAGTTTTGCATTATTTAAACAACATACTGCAAAAAAAATTGATGATTTAGTTAGAAACAATGCAGAATCCATGTCTGTTGAATTAGAATTCATATCTAATGGAAGAGAGTATAAAATCGTCCGTGATAAAAAATCCAATTTAAAATCTTCAATATTTAAAAAAGCATCCTCTGAAGGAGGATATATGCATATCTGCACTGGAGATAAAGAAGTTTCTAATGAAATTCTCCAAGTTCTCGACATTGATTCTGATTTGTTCTTAAATGCAATTTATATTAGGCAAGGTGAAATTGCTGAATTGGTTGACAAGACTCCAGCTGAGAAAAAACAGTTAATAGGTAAGTTATTAGGTCTTGATTCTCTAGAGATTGCATGGAAAAACATTTTGCCATTTATCACCGATTATCAAACCCAACTTGCTAATTTGGAAGGCAAACTATATAATTCTGAACAATTGGTTGATGATTATAAAAGTAAACGGCTAGAGTTAGATGCTCTTAAAGATAAGGGTCATGAACTTGAAGAACAACTTATTGAAGTTAATTCCATATTAGGAGACATGTCTGAAAGTAGACGCAATATGGAAATTGAAAAAGAGATTCATGAAACTCAAGTTAATAATCTTGAATCTGAAAAGAAAAATTTATCTAAACTAGAAAATGACAAACATAGAGTTCAGGAAGGCTTAGATGAAATTCGTAAAGCTGAAGAGGAAATTGAAAGATTAGAAAAATTTGTTTCAAAATTAGATGTTTATCTTGACTTTGAAAAGTCAGTGTCTAGTATTCAAAGATTAAAAGAAGAAGAAAGGGAAATTGAGGAAAAATTAGCTTCAATTTCTAACCAACAGATAATCATTTCAAATAAAAAAGAGGGTTATAATAATTATATTTCTTCTGAAGAGGAGATTAATAAATTAAATAACCAAAAAACCAACTTTGAAAAGGAATTAGCTGCAATGGCTAAACTTGAAAAGGATAAAAAGGATTTATTAAAACATATTGAAGAAGAAAGAAACGATATTGAAAATTTCTTTTCAAAATCTAAGGATAAATTAGATGATAATGGTGTAAGTCAAGACGAATTGGCTGAAATTGATGATTTTAATAATTTAGATGAGTTTACCTCTAAATTTATTGATGAAACTTCAACTAAAATAGATGATTTATCAAAGGATATCATTGCTAAAAATGAAGATATTGTTGTATTTAAGCAAAATATTAAAGCTTGTAAGAAACCATTAAAAGAATTAGACAGTATTGATAATAAATGTCCTGTTTGTCAATCAGATATTAGTTCTTTAAAGAAAAAAGAGTTAAATAAACATTATAATTCTGAAATTCAAAAGAATGAAAAATTAATTTCTCAAAATGAGGAAACTGTACGTTTGTTAACTAAAAATAAAAATAGTTTTGATGAAAAACTTGAGTTATTATCTGATTTATCTAAACAAATTGTCGAATACAAACATGAAGTTCAGCATGTGCAAGATGAACTAGTTAGGTTGAATAAAATAGATGAAGAACTTGAAGCTAAAGAATATATTAGCAATAAGCTTGGTGAGCTCATATTAGTCATTGCTAATAAAAAATCTGATCGTGAATCTTTCAAAGAAAGCCATGATTCATATATTCAAGCTAAAGGTGCACTTGATGCATTAGGTAGTGAAACTGAAGCTCAGTACAAATTAAAACAGGTTAAAAATGAAATTGATAATCATGTTACTAATATTAAATTAGCGATTGAACAAGATCCTCATTTGAGTAGTGATATAAGTCCTGAAGAACTTCAAAAACGTATTGATGATTTAAAACAGAAAACTGATGAATACAATCAACTTAAAGGTTTTATTCAAAATAAACAATCGTTAATGACTCAACTTGATTCAGTTAAGGAAGATATTGGCATGTCTTTAAACCAAATTGACATTACTGAAAATAAAATTGCAGCTTCTGCATATGACCAAGATAAATTCGAGCAGATCTTATTTAATTATGAGAGATATGAGAGAAGAAAAAGTTCTATTTCAATTGAACTTTCAGAAATTAAAGGTCAGGCACGTGAATCTATTAAGGTTATTCAGGATTTAACAGAGAAAATTACAATTTCTAATAAATTCCAACAAGAATATAATGATATAAGTGATTATATTAATTTACTTTCTCATATCAGGAATTTATACAGTAAAAATGGTATTCAAAAAGATTTAAGAAATATTTCAAAACCAATGATTCAAAAACACACTAAAGAATTCTTTAACGAATTTAACTTTAATTATTCTGATTTGACAATTGATGATGAATATGATGTGACTGTTTATGGTCCTGAAGGTGAATCATCAATGAGCATGGTCAGTGGCGGTGAAAAAATTGCTATTGCTCTTGCTTTAAGATTAGGTATTACTCAAGCAATGGCTAATGGTGAATTGAATACTATTTTATTAGATGAGCCTACAATTCATTTAGATGCTTCTAGAAAACATGAATTAATTAATTTATTAAAAGAAATGTCTGCATTGCCTCAAATGATTATTGTAACTCATGAAGCCCAACTTGAAAATGCTGCGGATAATTTAATAAAAGTTGAAAAAGAAAATGGTATTTCAAGAGTAATAATGTAA
- a CDS encoding geranylgeranylglyceryl/heptaprenylglyceryl phosphate synthase produces the protein MKNIENYIREILKSRKLHFTLIDPDEQSPEEALKIATEAIEGGTDGIMIGGSTVNGVDVDNTCKILSENIAVPIIIFPGNTSSVSKYADGIFYMSYVNSTNPYWINGAQALAAPSVKAAGIEILPMAYMVVEPGGTVGWVGDAKLVPRNKPKIPAIYVMSAEMFGLKFFYIEAGSGADKPIPPEMVAYSKKATDNMIIVVGGGIRDARAAYTAAKAGGDIIVTGTIVEEVDDVKAKIQELTGAILKASME, from the coding sequence ATGAAAAACATTGAAAATTATATTAGAGAAATACTAAAAAGTCGTAAACTTCATTTTACTTTAATAGATCCTGATGAACAAAGCCCAGAAGAAGCCTTGAAAATTGCAACTGAAGCTATTGAAGGTGGAACTGACGGTATTATGATTGGAGGTTCAACTGTTAATGGTGTTGATGTTGACAATACATGTAAAATATTGTCTGAAAACATTGCGGTGCCAATTATTATTTTTCCGGGAAATACTAGTAGTGTAAGTAAATATGCTGATGGAATTTTTTATATGAGCTATGTTAATTCAACTAATCCTTATTGGATTAACGGTGCACAAGCTCTTGCAGCACCTTCAGTTAAAGCTGCTGGAATCGAAATATTGCCTATGGCGTATATGGTTGTCGAACCTGGCGGAACTGTCGGTTGGGTTGGGGATGCTAAATTAGTACCTAGGAATAAACCCAAAATACCGGCCATTTACGTAATGTCTGCTGAAATGTTTGGGTTAAAATTCTTTTATATTGAAGCAGGTTCCGGTGCGGATAAACCAATTCCTCCAGAAATGGTAGCTTATTCCAAAAAAGCAACTGACAATATGATTATTGTTGTTGGGGGAGGGATACGTGATGCTAGAGCAGCATATACTGCAGCTAAAGCAGGTGGAGACATCATTGTAACAGGCACTATTGTTGAAGAAGTTGATGATGTTAAAGCTAAAATCCAAGAATTAACTGGAGCTATCTTAAAAGCTTCTATGGAGTAG
- a CDS encoding molybdenum cofactor biosynthesis protein MoaE — translation MVVRVIEAKEDKVTTADLIANLKKSNKIDYSGAIFTFEGIVRGKEENMHLEKLILTTPDKQKTQKEIEKIVENAKIKYNVHEISVIHYIGEFYTGDMLFLVAVLGNHRGETLDALKEVIETVKYDVEFKKEEISKEGTKTILAGG, via the coding sequence ATGGTTGTAAGAGTTATTGAAGCAAAAGAAGATAAAGTTACAACAGCCGATTTAATAGCTAATTTAAAAAAAAGTAATAAAATTGATTATTCCGGTGCGATTTTTACATTTGAAGGAATTGTACGTGGAAAAGAAGAAAACATGCATTTAGAAAAGTTGATTTTAACAACACCGGACAAACAAAAAACTCAAAAAGAAATTGAAAAAATTGTTGAAAATGCTAAGATCAAATATAATGTTCATGAAATATCTGTTATCCATTATATCGGTGAATTTTACACCGGCGATATGTTATTTTTAGTAGCGGTACTTGGTAATCATCGTGGCGAAACCCTTGATGCATTAAAAGAAGTTATTGAAACTGTAAAATACGATGTTGAATTCAAAAAAGAAGAAATTTCAAAAGAAGGTACAAAAACTATCCTTGCAGGAGGTTAA
- a CDS encoding nicotinamide-nucleotide adenylyltransferase — MSKKRGILVGRMQPVHNGHVEVIKQILNEVDEIVIGIGSAQLSHEVKDPFTAGERMVMMTQALSEENIDHSKYYIIPMQDINFNAVWPSHIKMLTPPFNIVYSGNPLVKQLFKEEGYEVRQPLLYDRLHLSGTEVRRRILNDENWQELVPNATVKLINEIDGVERIKNLSFKEVSDI, encoded by the coding sequence ATGAGTAAAAAACGTGGTATTTTAGTTGGTCGTATGCAACCTGTCCATAATGGACATGTGGAAGTTATTAAACAGATTTTAAATGAAGTAGATGAGATTGTTATTGGTATTGGAAGTGCACAGTTAAGTCATGAAGTTAAAGACCCGTTCACAGCAGGTGAAAGAATGGTTATGATGACTCAAGCACTGTCAGAAGAAAATATTGATCACTCCAAGTATTATATTATTCCAATGCAAGACATTAATTTCAATGCTGTATGGCCATCTCATATTAAAATGCTAACCCCTCCATTTAATATTGTTTATTCAGGCAATCCCTTAGTTAAACAATTATTTAAAGAGGAAGGATATGAGGTTAGACAACCTCTTTTATATGACCGTTTGCACTTATCTGGTACCGAAGTTAGACGTAGAATTTTAAATGATGAAAACTGGCAGGAACTAGTTCCCAATGCTACAGTTAAATTAATTAATGAAATTGACGGTGTTGAAAGAATTAAAAATTTATCTTTTAAGGAAGTAAGTGATATATAA
- the tsaA gene encoding tRNA (N6-threonylcarbamoyladenosine(37)-N6)-methyltransferase TrmO, with protein MNIELESIGTIHTEFTQIEGMPIQPTGAKGIKGTIEIKDKYVDGIKDLDDFSHIHILYLLHKVEGYLLEVKPFMDNDTHGVFATRSPKRPNRIGMSVVKVNTVEGNTIHIENVDILDGTPLLDIKPYVPQLYEDTIDELKIGWFETKHQKAKSQKSDDRFK; from the coding sequence ATGAACATCGAATTAGAATCAATTGGTACAATCCATACTGAATTCACCCAAATAGAAGGAATGCCAATTCAACCAACCGGAGCAAAAGGAATCAAAGGAACAATTGAAATAAAAGACAAATATGTAGACGGCATTAAAGACTTAGATGATTTCTCACATATCCATATACTCTATTTATTACACAAAGTCGAAGGATACTTGCTTGAAGTAAAACCTTTCATGGACAATGATACTCACGGTGTTTTTGCAACAAGATCTCCTAAAAGACCAAATAGAATAGGAATGAGTGTTGTAAAAGTAAATACAGTCGAAGGAAATACCATACATATTGAAAATGTTGATATTTTAGATGGAACACCCCTACTTGATATTAAACCATATGTTCCTCAATTATACGAAGACACAATCGATGAGTTAAAAATCGGCTGGTTTGAAACTAAACACCAAAAAGCAAAATCTCAAAAATCAGATGACAGATTTAAATAA
- a CDS encoding DUF367 family protein, whose protein sequence is MKITVFHANECDKKKCTSIKLAKMGKCRLVNNINKIPSGAIVLNPYAEKAVSYEDYRHVQRRGIVGLDCSWNDVSSSKKFFSLSKYHRSLPFLIATNPVNYGKACILSTVEAISATLYITRFKEEAIDLMEGYKWGHTFIELNYDLLEAYSEADTSAEVVKAQNEFLVTE, encoded by the coding sequence ATGAAGATTACAGTTTTTCATGCAAATGAATGTGATAAGAAGAAATGTACATCCATTAAATTAGCAAAAATGGGTAAATGCAGGCTTGTTAATAATATTAATAAGATTCCTTCAGGTGCAATTGTTCTAAATCCTTATGCTGAAAAAGCTGTATCCTATGAAGACTACCGTCATGTCCAAAGAAGAGGAATTGTGGGACTTGACTGTTCATGGAATGATGTGTCAAGTTCTAAAAAATTCTTCTCTTTATCTAAATACCATAGGTCTCTGCCTTTTTTAATTGCAACTAATCCGGTAAACTATGGAAAAGCTTGTATATTATCAACTGTTGAGGCAATCAGTGCAACTCTTTACATTACACGTTTTAAAGAGGAAGCTATTGACTTAATGGAGGGTTATAAATGGGGTCATACATTTATTGAACTTAATTATGATTTACTTGAGGCTTATAGTGAAGCAGATACCAGTGCAGAAGTTGTAAAAGCTCAAAACGAATTTTTAGTTACTGAATAA
- a CDS encoding TOBE domain-containing protein has protein sequence MELSARNQLKGKIVSVDKGAVMANVKIEVTEPSTVTAAITKESVENLGLSEGDEVCAIIKSTEVIIGK, from the coding sequence ATGGAACTTAGTGCAAGAAATCAATTAAAAGGTAAAATTGTCAGTGTAGATAAAGGTGCCGTTATGGCAAACGTTAAGATTGAAGTAACTGAACCTAGTACTGTTACTGCTGCTATTACTAAGGAGTCAGTAGAGAACTTAGGTTTAAGTGAAGGTGATGAGGTTTGTGCAATTATCAAATCCACTGAAGTGATTATTGGGAAATAG
- a CDS encoding 50S ribosomal protein L40e encodes MARFEEAENRMFNVKICLKCNARNPADATTCRKCGYKGLRFKAKEQRG; translated from the coding sequence ATGGCAAGATTTGAAGAAGCAGAAAACAGAATGTTTAATGTAAAAATCTGCTTAAAATGTAATGCTCGTAACCCTGCTGATGCTACTACTTGTAGAAAATGCGGTTACAAAGGTTTAAGATTTAAAGCTAAAGAACAAAGAGGATAG
- a CDS encoding DNA repair exonuclease, translated as MKFAHLADTHLGYRQYGLFEREKDFYEVFEKVIDKIIEENVDFVVHSGDLFETARPSPMALLTFQKGLLKLKGAGIPMYAIAGNHDIVMRKGSIPPQVIFKKLGLKVISTINPTYMHGDILIAGLPYYPASHAKTLKSKLAELSEKASHHEKSILLLHQGIDKYFGYNYELEIGEIPDNFDYYALGHIHKYVNDKCGKGRLVYPGSSEIWKTSEIPDYLENGKGFVVVDLEGPKPVVKRVKVDIPREFIKRSLDFNDLESGIAGIKETIKDFDKKPILNLIINDVDSDTKGVYDIIKQELGDLSLMIRPTFNMVGQTLIDPSNAKKVGPEQLLVNQLKVYGNSDVDALAIDLYRLLSKNKSDEANELINQFYNEHYANVVEEVEFKTEEIIKEKPSKKQEVQATFKEDVE; from the coding sequence ATGAAATTTGCACATTTAGCAGACACTCATTTAGGGTACCGTCAATATGGTTTATTTGAACGGGAAAAAGACTTTTATGAAGTGTTTGAAAAGGTCATTGATAAAATAATTGAAGAAAATGTTGATTTTGTAGTACATAGTGGTGATTTATTTGAAACCGCAAGACCTTCACCCATGGCATTATTAACCTTTCAAAAAGGTTTATTAAAACTTAAAGGTGCAGGAATTCCCATGTATGCAATAGCTGGCAACCATGATATTGTAATGCGCAAAGGATCAATTCCTCCTCAAGTTATTTTTAAGAAATTAGGTTTAAAAGTAATTAGTACTATTAACCCTACATATATGCATGGAGATATTCTCATTGCAGGTCTACCATACTATCCGGCATCACATGCTAAAACATTGAAAAGTAAATTAGCCGAGTTATCCGAAAAAGCATCTCACCATGAAAAATCTATTTTACTGTTACATCAAGGAATAGATAAATACTTCGGATATAATTATGAATTGGAGATTGGTGAGATTCCCGATAATTTTGACTACTATGCTTTAGGCCATATTCATAAATATGTCAATGATAAATGTGGTAAAGGAAGATTAGTTTATCCGGGTTCAAGTGAAATCTGGAAAACCTCTGAAATTCCGGATTATTTGGAAAATGGTAAAGGTTTTGTTGTTGTTGACTTAGAGGGTCCAAAACCTGTTGTTAAAAGAGTTAAAGTTGATATTCCAAGAGAATTTATAAAAAGATCTCTTGATTTCAATGATTTGGAAAGTGGAATTGCAGGTATTAAAGAGACTATTAAAGACTTTGATAAAAAGCCTATTTTGAATTTAATTATTAATGATGTTGACTCAGACACTAAAGGAGTATATGATATTATTAAACAGGAATTAGGGGATTTATCTTTAATGATTAGACCCACATTTAATATGGTCGGTCAAACACTAATTGATCCATCAAATGCTAAAAAAGTAGGTCCGGAACAGCTTTTAGTCAATCAACTTAAAGTATATGGCAATAGTGATGTGGATGCATTAGCTATTGATTTATACAGATTATTATCCAAAAATAAAAGTGATGAAGCTAATGAATTAATTAATCAATTCTATAATGAGCATTATGCTAATGTTGTTGAAGAAGTAGAATTTAAAACAGAAGAGATTATAAAAGAAAAACCTTCTAAAAAACAAGAAGTTCAAGCAACCTTTAAGGAGGACGTGGAATGA